One segment of Candidatus Anoxymicrobium japonicum DNA contains the following:
- a CDS encoding molybdopterin synthase sulfur carrier subunit, translating into MPTIQFFAALRQIAGAREIEMEAGTVKEALERLSTDYGGRLDRYLRISTVLINGKNVAQRKGRRTKLEPDDVVSIFPPLGGG; encoded by the coding sequence ATGCCTACCATTCAATTCTTCGCGGCACTGAGACAGATTGCGGGGGCTCGCGAAATAGAGATGGAAGCGGGCACGGTTAAAGAGGCTCTCGAGCGCCTCTCGACTGATTACGGGGGCAGACTGGACAGGTATCTACGGATCAGCACTGTGCTTATCAACGGGAAAAACGTGGCGCAAAGGAAGGGCAGGAGAACGAAGCTCGAGCCCGATGACGTTGTGTCAATTTTCCCGCCGCTCGGCGGCGGTTGA
- a CDS encoding aldehyde:ferredoxin oxidoreductase — MGYTGTFLDVNLSTGQVSEYEVSDDLREKYLGGKGLAARILYDTCEKGVDPLGPDNVLIVNTGPLVGSGAPCTSRFNVTTKSPLTGGGLSSNCGGNFGMFLKKAGLDGIIIRGKAEKPTWIHVENGEVELRDASGLWGLDTEETQEKLPGDTGKIVIGPAGENGVPYACIISQERAAGRGGAGAVMGSKNVKAVTAKGRARATVAAPEKFKDDVKKWIEILRGHPATGEMMPSYGTAVFVNRCNATNTMPTHNFQRGTFDKADAVSGETLAETLLTKNFGCSSCVIKCGRRVNVGGKDVKGPEYETIGLLGPNIENADLARICEWNYKADLMGIDTITLGNVLGFAMELTEKGLFDSTLEFGKTEGIAELIEDIAYRRGVGAQLAEGVRRMSEKYGGKEFAMHVKGMELAAYEPRGAVGHGLGYAIANRGGCHIAGGYMVYFEANGPLTMDPLTTHAKPQLTALLQILLDALSDAGSCQFTGFTAVPRKVLGLKPSGLLYRIAAKALEGSGPVISLLLKYPKALAFVPPMDLLQHPKAITDLTGMKMTFAKYIEIGQRTYLIERLFNIREGITGVEDTLPRRSTDELQTSDPRSRVPLAKMLPVYYRIRGLDHAGAPTAKTLAKLGVRG, encoded by the coding sequence ATGGGGTACACGGGAACTTTTCTGGATGTCAACCTCTCTACCGGCCAGGTATCCGAGTACGAAGTTTCAGACGATCTCCGTGAGAAATACCTTGGCGGCAAGGGGCTCGCTGCTCGCATCCTGTACGACACATGTGAGAAAGGCGTGGATCCACTCGGGCCTGACAACGTTCTCATCGTCAACACGGGGCCGCTAGTGGGCTCCGGTGCGCCGTGCACCAGCAGGTTCAATGTCACGACCAAGTCGCCGCTGACCGGCGGCGGGCTCTCCAGCAACTGCGGCGGGAATTTCGGGATGTTTCTTAAAAAAGCCGGGCTGGACGGGATAATCATCCGGGGCAAGGCTGAGAAGCCAACCTGGATACACGTGGAGAACGGTGAGGTTGAGCTCCGTGACGCGTCTGGCCTCTGGGGGTTGGACACAGAGGAGACACAGGAGAAACTCCCCGGGGACACAGGAAAAATAGTTATTGGGCCCGCCGGCGAGAACGGCGTCCCGTACGCCTGCATCATCTCCCAGGAACGCGCGGCGGGGCGCGGCGGGGCGGGCGCTGTGATGGGATCCAAGAACGTCAAGGCCGTGACGGCGAAAGGCAGGGCCAGGGCGACTGTCGCGGCGCCCGAGAAGTTCAAAGATGACGTCAAGAAGTGGATAGAAATACTGCGGGGCCATCCGGCCACAGGCGAGATGATGCCTTCCTACGGCACAGCGGTGTTCGTCAATCGGTGCAACGCGACCAACACGATGCCGACGCACAACTTCCAGCGTGGCACATTCGACAAGGCCGACGCCGTAAGTGGAGAGACGCTTGCCGAGACCTTACTTACAAAAAATTTCGGGTGCTCCTCTTGCGTGATCAAGTGTGGCAGGCGGGTCAACGTCGGCGGCAAGGACGTCAAGGGCCCGGAGTACGAGACGATCGGCTTGCTGGGGCCCAACATAGAAAACGCCGACCTCGCCAGGATCTGCGAGTGGAATTATAAAGCCGACCTGATGGGGATTGACACGATAACGCTGGGCAACGTACTCGGCTTTGCGATGGAGCTTACCGAGAAAGGCCTCTTCGACTCCACCCTCGAGTTTGGCAAGACAGAGGGCATCGCCGAATTGATCGAGGACATCGCCTACCGCAGGGGTGTGGGCGCCCAACTCGCCGAGGGCGTGCGGCGCATGTCGGAAAAGTACGGCGGCAAGGAGTTCGCGATGCACGTGAAGGGAATGGAGCTCGCGGCTTACGAGCCGCGCGGCGCGGTCGGTCACGGGCTCGGTTACGCGATCGCGAACCGCGGCGGCTGCCACATCGCCGGTGGGTACATGGTCTACTTCGAGGCCAACGGGCCGCTTACCATGGATCCGCTGACTACCCACGCCAAGCCGCAACTCACCGCACTGTTGCAGATACTGCTGGACGCGCTGTCCGACGCCGGGAGCTGTCAGTTCACGGGGTTCACGGCTGTGCCAAGGAAGGTGCTCGGATTGAAACCTTCGGGGCTGCTCTATCGAATAGCGGCTAAGGCGCTCGAGGGATCCGGACCCGTCATTTCGTTGCTGCTCAAGTATCCGAAGGCGCTGGCGTTCGTTCCGCCGATGGATCTGCTGCAGCACCCGAAGGCGATAACCGACCTCACCGGCATGAAAATGACGTTTGCGAAATACATAGAGATAGGTCAGCGGACATACCTGATCGAGCGGCTGTTCAACATCAGGGAAGGCATCACGGGCGTCGAGGATACCCTCCCGCGCCGCTCTACCGACGAGCTGCAGACATCGGATCCGCGATCACGCGTGCCGCTTGCAAAAATGTTGCCCGTTTACTACAGGATCAGGGGGCTTGACCACGCTGGCGCGCCGACCGCGAAAACGCTCGCGAAACTGGGAGTTCGTGGTTAG